A window from Zingiber officinale cultivar Zhangliang chromosome 7A, Zo_v1.1, whole genome shotgun sequence encodes these proteins:
- the LOC122001953 gene encoding probable N-succinyldiaminopimelate aminotransferase DapC isoform X1, with protein sequence MEAKLSKASRALNASPIQEISHLAQRCGAINLAEGFPDFPAPPHVKHAAVAAIAADLNQYRHVQGICDLLAVKMKQNHVLDFDPLTDFVICCGQSEAFAATILATIDQGDEVLIFDPAYETYESCIILAGGIPVYVPLDPPYWTLNVDKFMRSFTGRTKAVVLNSYSPHNPTGKVFSKEELEVIAAACCQMDCLAITDEVYEYITFDTHKHLSIASLPMMKERTIITSSLSKTFSVTGWRIGWACAPTAIASAIRNIHIKVTDSAPAPFQEAALAALQSPPEYFSSLKADYVAKRNFLIKMLSEVGFQVHNKPQGSVFIFAELPKTCLLSDIDFVKELIEKAGVAAVPGRGFFHGDCNDQTQQSRYVRFAFCKSNDTLSAADQKMRSCVGK encoded by the exons ATGGAGGCAAAGCTCTCCAAGGCATCGCGAGCCCTCAACGCCTCGCCCATCCAAGAGATCTCCCACCTCGCCCAGCGATGTGGCGCCATCAACCTTGCCGAGGGCTTCCCCGACTTCCCCGCCCCTCCCCACGTCAAGCACGCCGCCGTCGCAGCCATCGCCGCTGATCTCAACCAGTACAG ACATGTGCAGGGCATATGTGACTTATTGGCAGTAAAGATGAAACAAAATCACGTTCTTGATTTCGATCCGCTTACAGATTTTGTGATATGTTGTGGTCAATCTGAAGCCTTCGCTGCAACTATACTGGCAA CAATTGACCAGGGTGATGAGGTTCTAATATTTGACCCGGCCTATGAGACCTACGAGTCATGCATCATTTTAGCTGGAGGTATCCCT GTGTATGTGCCGCTGGATCCACCTTACTGGACACTAAATGTAGACAAGTTTATGAGATCGTTTACTGGGCGAACAAAAGCTGTGGTTCTGAACAG TTACAGTCCGCACAACCCTACTGGAAAGGTTTTCTCTAAGGAAGAGCTTGAGGTAATTGCTGCAGCATGCTGCCAGATGGACTGCCTTGCTATAACTGATGAA GTGTATGAATATATaacttttgatacacacaagcaTTTATCCATTGCATCACTTCCAATGATGAAAGAAAGGACAATTATCACATCATCCTTGTCCAAAACTTTTAGTGTGACAG GTTGGAGGATTGGCTGGGCTTGTGCACCAACTGCCATTGCATCTGCAATTAGAAATATTCATATCAAAGTCACAGATTCAGCTCCGGCACCTTTCCAAGAAGCTGCCTTGGCTGCCTTGCAAAGTCCTCCAGAATATTTTAGTTCTCTGAAAGCA GATTATGTAGCAAAGAGAAATTTTCTCATTAAAATGTTATCTGAAGTTGGTTTTCAAGTCCATAACAAACCACAAGGATCAGTGTTTATATTTGCAGAGCTACCAAAGACCTGTCTACTTTCCGAT ATAGATTTTGTCAAGGAATTGATCGAGAAAGCAGGAGTGGCTGCTGTGCCTGGACGTGGATTTTTTCATGGAGATTGCAATGATCAGACTCAACAAAGCAGATACGTGAGGTTTGCTTTCTGCAAGAGTAACGATACTTTGAGTGCTGCTGATCAAAAGATGCGAAGTTGTGTTGGTAAATAA
- the LOC122001953 gene encoding probable N-succinyldiaminopimelate aminotransferase DapC isoform X2, giving the protein MEAKLSKASRALNASPIQEISHLAQRCGAINLAEGFPDFPAPPHVKHAAVAAIAADLNQYRHVQGICDLLAVKMKQNHVLDFDPLTDFVICCGQSEAFAATILATIDQGDEVLIFDPAYETYESCIILAGGIPVYVPLDPPYWTLNVDKFMRSFTGRTKAVVLNSPHNPTGKVFSKEELEVIAAACCQMDCLAITDEVYEYITFDTHKHLSIASLPMMKERTIITSSLSKTFSVTGWRIGWACAPTAIASAIRNIHIKVTDSAPAPFQEAALAALQSPPEYFSSLKADYVAKRNFLIKMLSEVGFQVHNKPQGSVFIFAELPKTCLLSDIDFVKELIEKAGVAAVPGRGFFHGDCNDQTQQSRYVRFAFCKSNDTLSAADQKMRSCVGK; this is encoded by the exons ATGGAGGCAAAGCTCTCCAAGGCATCGCGAGCCCTCAACGCCTCGCCCATCCAAGAGATCTCCCACCTCGCCCAGCGATGTGGCGCCATCAACCTTGCCGAGGGCTTCCCCGACTTCCCCGCCCCTCCCCACGTCAAGCACGCCGCCGTCGCAGCCATCGCCGCTGATCTCAACCAGTACAG ACATGTGCAGGGCATATGTGACTTATTGGCAGTAAAGATGAAACAAAATCACGTTCTTGATTTCGATCCGCTTACAGATTTTGTGATATGTTGTGGTCAATCTGAAGCCTTCGCTGCAACTATACTGGCAA CAATTGACCAGGGTGATGAGGTTCTAATATTTGACCCGGCCTATGAGACCTACGAGTCATGCATCATTTTAGCTGGAGGTATCCCT GTGTATGTGCCGCTGGATCCACCTTACTGGACACTAAATGTAGACAAGTTTATGAGATCGTTTACTGGGCGAACAAAAGCTGTGGTTCTGAACAG TCCGCACAACCCTACTGGAAAGGTTTTCTCTAAGGAAGAGCTTGAGGTAATTGCTGCAGCATGCTGCCAGATGGACTGCCTTGCTATAACTGATGAA GTGTATGAATATATaacttttgatacacacaagcaTTTATCCATTGCATCACTTCCAATGATGAAAGAAAGGACAATTATCACATCATCCTTGTCCAAAACTTTTAGTGTGACAG GTTGGAGGATTGGCTGGGCTTGTGCACCAACTGCCATTGCATCTGCAATTAGAAATATTCATATCAAAGTCACAGATTCAGCTCCGGCACCTTTCCAAGAAGCTGCCTTGGCTGCCTTGCAAAGTCCTCCAGAATATTTTAGTTCTCTGAAAGCA GATTATGTAGCAAAGAGAAATTTTCTCATTAAAATGTTATCTGAAGTTGGTTTTCAAGTCCATAACAAACCACAAGGATCAGTGTTTATATTTGCAGAGCTACCAAAGACCTGTCTACTTTCCGAT ATAGATTTTGTCAAGGAATTGATCGAGAAAGCAGGAGTGGCTGCTGTGCCTGGACGTGGATTTTTTCATGGAGATTGCAATGATCAGACTCAACAAAGCAGATACGTGAGGTTTGCTTTCTGCAAGAGTAACGATACTTTGAGTGCTGCTGATCAAAAGATGCGAAGTTGTGTTGGTAAATAA
- the LOC122001953 gene encoding probable N-succinyldiaminopimelate aminotransferase DapC isoform X3, which yields MKQNHVLDFDPLTDFVICCGQSEAFAATILATIDQGDEVLIFDPAYETYESCIILAGGIPVYVPLDPPYWTLNVDKFMRSFTGRTKAVVLNSYSPHNPTGKVFSKEELEVIAAACCQMDCLAITDEVYEYITFDTHKHLSIASLPMMKERTIITSSLSKTFSVTGWRIGWACAPTAIASAIRNIHIKVTDSAPAPFQEAALAALQSPPEYFSSLKADYVAKRNFLIKMLSEVGFQVHNKPQGSVFIFAELPKTCLLSDIDFVKELIEKAGVAAVPGRGFFHGDCNDQTQQSRYVRFAFCKSNDTLSAADQKMRSCVGK from the exons ATGAAACAAAATCACGTTCTTGATTTCGATCCGCTTACAGATTTTGTGATATGTTGTGGTCAATCTGAAGCCTTCGCTGCAACTATACTGGCAA CAATTGACCAGGGTGATGAGGTTCTAATATTTGACCCGGCCTATGAGACCTACGAGTCATGCATCATTTTAGCTGGAGGTATCCCT GTGTATGTGCCGCTGGATCCACCTTACTGGACACTAAATGTAGACAAGTTTATGAGATCGTTTACTGGGCGAACAAAAGCTGTGGTTCTGAACAG TTACAGTCCGCACAACCCTACTGGAAAGGTTTTCTCTAAGGAAGAGCTTGAGGTAATTGCTGCAGCATGCTGCCAGATGGACTGCCTTGCTATAACTGATGAA GTGTATGAATATATaacttttgatacacacaagcaTTTATCCATTGCATCACTTCCAATGATGAAAGAAAGGACAATTATCACATCATCCTTGTCCAAAACTTTTAGTGTGACAG GTTGGAGGATTGGCTGGGCTTGTGCACCAACTGCCATTGCATCTGCAATTAGAAATATTCATATCAAAGTCACAGATTCAGCTCCGGCACCTTTCCAAGAAGCTGCCTTGGCTGCCTTGCAAAGTCCTCCAGAATATTTTAGTTCTCTGAAAGCA GATTATGTAGCAAAGAGAAATTTTCTCATTAAAATGTTATCTGAAGTTGGTTTTCAAGTCCATAACAAACCACAAGGATCAGTGTTTATATTTGCAGAGCTACCAAAGACCTGTCTACTTTCCGAT ATAGATTTTGTCAAGGAATTGATCGAGAAAGCAGGAGTGGCTGCTGTGCCTGGACGTGGATTTTTTCATGGAGATTGCAATGATCAGACTCAACAAAGCAGATACGTGAGGTTTGCTTTCTGCAAGAGTAACGATACTTTGAGTGCTGCTGATCAAAAGATGCGAAGTTGTGTTGGTAAATAA